The following proteins are co-located in the Echinicola sp. 20G genome:
- a CDS encoding DUF4450 domain-containing protein, giving the protein MNILVLLGIGGHIQAQQYWHDIPRKVRYAPDGRDFVIVNGDRRYNRALYGYHSDFRTEAGDQPLFSFYLPGMGGHIRFGILKGQQSKWLHEAEIVEARYRSGMMVYQVRDPLFGNGNIEVKVMPLRKQEGAVFKVEGKGLPEDVELTILYGGVTGKKFRRMGDLGADPPSVFDLTPEKCQDNDIQLHSQNKWELFYGEVKEEGSRSKMQGAFPPDAKLQLADPKQLYNPLSLLSTESKEHSVLAGRMRLEDQPAYFAIYRPGFGELSYDQLENTYQEADRDRKELAERIQINTPDPYINTLGGALGIAADAIYDAPSYVHGAVAWRMPLPGWRGAYVADWMGWHDRAKTHFDGYLASQYLEPEGFRNDPDTAKHLARQVEKTGKSIFNKGYISRRPGEPSSPHHYDMNQVFFDQLIRHFDWTGDQEYLKAVWPSIVRHLDWEKRNFDPDGDGLYNAYASIWASDALQYNSGGVAHASAYNYYANKKAAALASFVGESGADYEQEAEKILSAMNKELWLKTGWFAEYKDFLGAQLLHPQAGVWSVYHTIDSEVPNPIQAYQMTRYVDNYIPHIPLEAEGLASGEYHTLSTTNWMPYTWSVNNVALAEVLHTSLAYWQAGRSEEAFRLWKSALLESMYLGGSPGNFQQLSFLDAMRSELYRDFADAVGMGARSLIEGLFGVKPSLLQGVLEIKPGFPAEWEHASLSTPDVHISYKRNGDKDQYIIENRFGRNLQLKLNVQARKENIHQVSVNGKPVPWQLMENQVGWPRVLIEAELAASALVEIDWQGQGLLTFAFPEKVVTGQAVEVDVSGVTVLKLNDPENVFSKSVTVQGQTGLSEKVGDRPGEKSFFVQLAQGEMRWWQAMAVNVLPEFDIVPEGGASEERLEFSLVNNTQDSENLLININGKQWKTNLSIGGGEKIELGLSDLDLIQMGSNKVSVYKKKQLIAQKNVINWSIPAQAKSMEALDISGSLNEQVTRIFRNEYVSPRSPYPTLQIPIQGMGDWASYGAYMDIDDGGLRALAGKENHFTIPQGVPFQTSGDSSKNNILFVSQWDNYPNSAQVPLSGKAKHAYFLMAGSTNHMQSRMENGQVLVHYKDGSKEVLSLRNPETWWPIEQDYFIDGHAFDIDVPRPIRIHLKTGKISQKAHDDYVGIDHFTNYAIEGGAATVLDLPLDPDKELDFLELKATTIEVVIGLMAVTLERGE; this is encoded by the coding sequence ATGAATATCTTGGTTTTACTTGGGATCGGGGGGCATATTCAAGCCCAGCAATATTGGCATGATATACCTAGAAAGGTTCGGTATGCTCCAGATGGAAGAGATTTTGTGATTGTCAACGGGGACCGAAGGTACAATCGAGCCCTTTATGGTTATCATTCCGATTTTAGGACTGAAGCAGGAGACCAGCCATTATTTTCTTTTTATTTACCGGGAATGGGAGGCCATATCAGGTTTGGCATCTTGAAGGGCCAGCAATCCAAGTGGTTGCATGAGGCAGAAATCGTGGAGGCAAGGTACCGGTCAGGGATGATGGTTTACCAAGTTAGGGATCCATTGTTCGGTAATGGAAATATAGAAGTGAAAGTAATGCCACTGAGAAAACAGGAAGGGGCTGTATTTAAGGTAGAAGGAAAAGGCCTGCCAGAGGACGTGGAGCTAACTATTCTGTATGGAGGGGTAACGGGCAAGAAATTCCGAAGGATGGGAGACCTTGGGGCTGATCCTCCTTCTGTATTTGACCTCACGCCTGAAAAATGCCAGGATAACGACATCCAACTCCATTCACAAAATAAATGGGAGCTTTTTTATGGGGAAGTGAAAGAAGAAGGTTCTCGGTCAAAGATGCAAGGTGCTTTTCCGCCAGATGCGAAACTCCAATTGGCAGACCCTAAACAGCTTTATAATCCCCTTTCTCTTTTGTCGACGGAGAGCAAGGAGCACTCGGTATTGGCGGGAAGGATGAGATTGGAAGATCAGCCAGCTTATTTTGCTATTTACAGGCCGGGTTTTGGAGAATTAAGTTATGATCAACTTGAGAACACCTATCAAGAAGCCGACCGTGATCGAAAAGAATTGGCGGAAAGGATCCAAATCAACACTCCAGACCCTTATATCAATACCCTTGGAGGGGCTTTGGGTATCGCTGCAGATGCCATCTACGATGCCCCTTCTTATGTGCATGGTGCCGTCGCTTGGCGCATGCCATTGCCAGGTTGGCGGGGTGCTTACGTGGCCGATTGGATGGGCTGGCATGATCGGGCCAAGACCCATTTTGACGGTTATTTGGCTTCCCAATATTTGGAGCCGGAAGGATTTAGAAATGATCCCGATACCGCTAAGCACCTGGCACGTCAGGTGGAAAAAACCGGTAAATCCATTTTTAACAAAGGCTATATCAGCCGCCGGCCAGGTGAACCTTCTTCTCCGCACCATTATGACATGAACCAGGTGTTTTTTGATCAGTTGATCAGACACTTCGACTGGACGGGTGACCAGGAGTACCTGAAAGCAGTGTGGCCTTCCATCGTCAGGCATTTGGATTGGGAAAAGCGGAACTTTGATCCGGATGGTGATGGGTTATACAATGCTTACGCCAGCATTTGGGCCAGCGACGCCCTGCAGTACAACAGCGGAGGGGTGGCACATGCATCTGCCTATAATTACTATGCGAACAAGAAAGCGGCAGCGTTGGCCTCCTTTGTGGGCGAAAGTGGAGCGGATTATGAGCAAGAGGCTGAAAAAATCCTTAGCGCGATGAACAAAGAACTCTGGTTGAAGACTGGTTGGTTTGCGGAATACAAGGATTTCCTGGGAGCACAGTTGCTTCACCCCCAGGCGGGTGTCTGGTCAGTATACCACACCATTGACAGTGAAGTGCCCAATCCTATTCAAGCTTATCAGATGACGCGTTATGTGGATAATTATATCCCCCATATTCCTTTAGAAGCAGAGGGCTTGGCCTCGGGAGAATACCATACGCTCTCAACAACCAATTGGATGCCCTATACCTGGTCGGTCAATAATGTGGCCTTGGCGGAAGTGCTGCACACTAGTTTGGCGTATTGGCAGGCTGGACGCTCGGAGGAAGCTTTTAGGCTTTGGAAAAGTGCTTTGCTGGAAAGTATGTATTTGGGAGGAAGCCCGGGGAATTTTCAGCAATTATCTTTTCTGGATGCCATGAGAAGTGAGCTCTATCGGGATTTTGCAGATGCGGTAGGGATGGGAGCGCGTTCCTTGATTGAAGGATTGTTTGGCGTGAAGCCAAGTCTTTTACAGGGTGTTTTGGAGATTAAGCCCGGTTTTCCAGCTGAGTGGGAGCATGCTTCTTTATCCACACCTGATGTCCATATCAGTTATAAAAGAAACGGAGACAAAGACCAGTATATCATCGAAAACCGCTTTGGAAGAAACCTACAGTTGAAATTGAATGTGCAGGCCAGAAAGGAGAATATCCATCAGGTAAGTGTAAACGGAAAACCGGTACCATGGCAGCTTATGGAAAACCAAGTTGGTTGGCCAAGGGTTTTGATCGAAGCAGAATTGGCCGCTTCTGCTTTGGTAGAAATAGACTGGCAAGGTCAGGGTTTGTTGACTTTTGCTTTCCCTGAAAAAGTGGTGACAGGGCAAGCAGTAGAAGTTGATGTCTCTGGCGTAACCGTACTGAAACTAAATGATCCTGAGAATGTCTTTTCAAAGTCTGTAACTGTTCAGGGACAAACAGGCCTCTCGGAAAAGGTAGGCGATCGCCCAGGGGAGAAGAGCTTTTTTGTACAATTGGCTCAGGGAGAAATGCGTTGGTGGCAAGCCATGGCAGTCAATGTTTTACCGGAATTTGACATAGTTCCTGAAGGAGGTGCGTCCGAAGAACGCTTGGAGTTTAGTCTAGTAAACAACACCCAGGACTCAGAAAACCTCCTGATCAATATTAATGGGAAGCAATGGAAAACGAACTTGTCCATAGGTGGAGGAGAAAAAATTGAGCTTGGTCTCTCTGATTTAGATTTGATACAGATGGGGTCCAATAAGGTTTCCGTTTATAAAAAGAAACAGTTGATTGCTCAGAAGAATGTGATCAATTGGAGCATTCCTGCTCAGGCCAAGTCGATGGAGGCTTTGGATATTTCAGGTTCATTGAACGAGCAGGTGACCCGGATTTTTAGGAATGAATATGTAAGTCCGCGTTCTCCTTACCCTACACTTCAAATCCCAATTCAAGGTATGGGGGATTGGGCATCTTATGGTGCTTATATGGATATTGATGATGGAGGGTTGAGGGCATTGGCAGGAAAAGAGAATCACTTCACGATTCCACAAGGAGTTCCATTCCAGACTTCAGGAGACAGCAGTAAAAACAATATTCTCTTTGTCTCCCAATGGGACAATTATCCCAATAGTGCTCAGGTGCCTTTGTCAGGGAAGGCGAAGCATGCTTATTTCTTGATGGCCGGATCCACCAATCACATGCAAAGCCGCATGGAAAATGGTCAAGTGCTCGTCCACTACAAAGATGGTAGCAAAGAAGTACTTTCATTGAGAAATCCCGAGACTTGGTGGCCGATTGAACAGGATTATTTTATCGATGGCCACGCTTTTGATATCGATGTTCCGAGGCCTATTCGTATCCATTTGAAGACAGGAAAGATCAGCCAAAAAGCACACGACGATTACGTTGGGATTGATCACTTTACTAATTATGCGATTGAAGGAGGGGCGGCGACTGTTTTGGATTTGCCTTTGGACCCAGACAAGGAATTGGACTTTTTGGAACTTAAAGCTACCACCATCGAAGTGGTTATTGGTCTAATGGCAGTTACTTTGGAAAGAGGGGAATAA
- a CDS encoding RagB/SusD family nutrient uptake outer membrane protein, with the protein MKKIKKLYIVLIGLAAGVMTSCESKLDQSPISSLGSNGFYQNEADFVKALSGVYNGLNAYPINHFELSEVRSDNIYSPGTAGVRDYNLINNFNTNLATAGIMNSTWNGLYNNIMRANTIVDKLSVDVIADDNTRTRIEGETKFLRALYYFDLVRFYGKVPLFDRPVTPLEALEIPRSPVTDVYDLIIADLQFAIANLPSEYTSSSDIGRATSHAARGLLARVYMTRSGTQLHPDGPVLGTNEWSQALTLLDQIINSGQFDLVDNYADIFAYDNENNEEIVFDIQFLSGGQGVGGEYVQYHYPEAFARTNGIPFAGGTFPDAPKTVAADLMASYESEDVRDDFSVWINYDDGNGNITQDRFIKKYLDLDNLGVDRFDFELNFPVIRYADILLMKAEALSKSGGSQSEIDAIVNEIRSRAGLTAPVANVTYDQIMEERRREFIGEGLRWHDLVRSGMAIDVMLDWIADEDAANKISTDITSDDLIYAVPINQLDVKEGLYEQNPGY; encoded by the coding sequence ATGAAAAAGATAAAAAAATTATATATCGTCTTGATTGGCTTGGCAGCAGGTGTCATGACTTCCTGTGAAAGCAAGCTGGATCAATCTCCTATTTCTTCCTTAGGTTCCAATGGGTTCTATCAAAATGAGGCTGACTTTGTCAAAGCCCTGTCCGGGGTGTACAATGGCTTGAACGCTTATCCCATTAACCATTTTGAGCTTAGTGAGGTGCGCTCTGATAATATCTATAGCCCAGGGACTGCTGGGGTACGGGACTACAACCTGATCAATAATTTCAATACGAACCTGGCAACGGCAGGAATCATGAATTCCACTTGGAACGGTCTTTACAATAACATTATGCGGGCCAATACTATCGTGGACAAACTTAGTGTGGATGTGATTGCAGATGACAATACGAGGACTAGAATCGAAGGTGAAACCAAATTCCTACGTGCCTTGTATTACTTTGATCTGGTCAGGTTCTATGGAAAAGTGCCATTATTTGATCGGCCCGTAACGCCTTTGGAGGCTTTGGAAATCCCAAGAAGTCCTGTAACGGATGTTTATGATTTGATCATTGCTGATTTACAGTTTGCCATTGCCAACCTACCCAGTGAATATACCAGCTCTTCAGACATTGGGCGAGCGACTTCCCATGCGGCCCGTGGACTTTTGGCCAGGGTATACATGACCCGTTCTGGTACCCAGCTTCACCCTGATGGCCCGGTTTTGGGAACGAATGAATGGAGCCAAGCGCTGACCTTATTGGATCAAATCATCAATAGCGGTCAATTTGATTTGGTGGACAATTATGCCGATATCTTTGCCTATGACAATGAAAATAACGAAGAAATTGTTTTCGATATACAGTTTTTGAGTGGGGGCCAGGGTGTTGGTGGTGAATATGTGCAATACCACTACCCAGAGGCTTTTGCCCGCACCAATGGGATTCCTTTTGCTGGGGGGACTTTTCCTGATGCGCCTAAAACGGTAGCGGCAGACTTGATGGCTTCTTATGAAAGCGAAGATGTGCGAGATGATTTCTCCGTATGGATCAACTATGATGATGGAAATGGAAACATCACGCAAGACCGCTTTATCAAGAAATACTTGGATTTGGATAATCTTGGGGTGGATCGTTTTGACTTTGAGCTGAACTTTCCTGTGATCCGATATGCGGATATCTTGCTGATGAAGGCTGAAGCTTTGAGTAAGAGTGGAGGCTCCCAATCGGAAATTGATGCTATTGTCAATGAAATCCGAAGTCGCGCAGGTTTAACAGCTCCTGTTGCTAATGTTACTTATGATCAAATCATGGAGGAGCGCAGGAGGGAGTTTATCGGTGAGGGTCTGAGATGGCATGACTTAGTACGTTCAGGAATGGCGATAGACGTGATGTTAGACTGGATAGCCGATGAAGATGCTGCCAATAAAATCTCTACTGATATCACTTCGGATGACTTGATCTATGCTGTTCCGATCAATCAATTGGATGTGAAGGAAGGTTTATATGAGCAAAATCCGGGATACTAA
- a CDS encoding PLP-dependent aminotransferase family protein, producing MNLYEKLAEELENQIRNGAFQIGDKLPSVRSLHQQTGLSISTVLQSMYVLEAKGLIEAQPKRGYFITFHSPKNQPRPGIYQPTDKAGRGDMEDFIQKVYSQISEDQGLVNFAIGVPSANMLPVARLKKIVRETMLDTSDALVSYEPIVGNLKLRRQIAKRTSLWENGVSPDDLVTTSGCMNSLAIALMALTKKGDSIITETPVYFGTLQLARSLGLKVIEMPTHSELGLDLEEVKKMLKQQEIAAIIVVSNFSNPLGYSMSSQSKRTLVRICTNHQVPLIEEDLYGDVYFGAERPLSCKSFDKEGIVIWCSSVSKTLAPGYRVGWISPGKYKDKIIKTKLYHQVSSPSLTHEVVARFLDKGRYDKHLRQLRISLQHNLHKYLQIIQEYFPIHTKVTFPKGGFQLWVELDPRIDTSLLYEAALNMGIKYAPGRMFTLRDQYKNCLRLSFGLDWDENTANALTKLGLLFQHQLVHY from the coding sequence ATGAATTTATACGAAAAGCTGGCTGAGGAACTGGAAAATCAAATCCGAAATGGAGCCTTTCAGATAGGGGACAAACTTCCCTCAGTGAGGAGCCTGCACCAACAAACTGGACTGAGTATCAGCACAGTCCTGCAATCCATGTATGTATTAGAAGCCAAAGGCTTAATTGAAGCACAGCCCAAAAGAGGTTACTTTATCACCTTTCATTCCCCAAAAAACCAACCGCGTCCAGGAATCTACCAACCTACAGATAAGGCAGGAAGAGGAGATATGGAAGATTTTATCCAAAAGGTGTATAGTCAAATCAGTGAGGATCAAGGCCTGGTTAATTTTGCAATCGGGGTGCCTTCTGCCAACATGTTGCCTGTGGCCCGCTTAAAGAAAATAGTCAGAGAGACCATGCTGGACACCTCAGATGCCCTAGTGTCCTATGAGCCAATTGTAGGCAACCTCAAGCTTAGGCGGCAAATTGCCAAAAGAACCTCCCTCTGGGAAAACGGAGTATCCCCGGATGATCTGGTCACGACCAGTGGCTGTATGAATTCCTTAGCCATTGCCCTGATGGCGTTGACCAAAAAGGGTGACAGTATTATCACTGAGACGCCTGTTTATTTTGGCACCCTCCAACTTGCCCGAAGCCTAGGGCTCAAAGTTATCGAAATGCCTACCCACAGTGAGCTTGGCTTGGACCTGGAAGAAGTCAAAAAGATGCTTAAACAACAGGAGATTGCTGCCATCATAGTGGTCAGCAATTTCAGCAATCCGCTGGGATATAGCATGTCCAGTCAAAGCAAGCGGACTTTGGTCAGGATCTGTACCAATCACCAAGTCCCCTTGATCGAGGAAGACCTTTATGGTGATGTGTACTTTGGTGCGGAAAGGCCATTATCCTGCAAAAGCTTTGATAAAGAAGGCATTGTGATTTGGTGCAGCTCTGTTTCCAAAACCCTGGCTCCTGGCTATCGGGTGGGTTGGATTTCTCCCGGAAAATACAAGGACAAAATCATCAAAACCAAACTTTACCACCAAGTCTCCAGCCCTTCACTCACCCACGAGGTGGTGGCCCGTTTTTTGGATAAAGGACGATATGATAAACACCTCCGACAATTGAGAATCAGCCTTCAGCATAACCTACATAAGTACCTTCAAATTATTCAGGAGTATTTTCCCATCCATACTAAGGTTACTTTTCCAAAAGGAGGCTTCCAGCTTTGGGTGGAATTGGATCCCAGGATCGATACCTCCTTGCTTTATGAAGCAGCCTTGAACATGGGTATCAAGTATGCCCCAGGTAGGATGTTTACCCTTAGGGATCAGTATAAAAACTGCCTAAGGTTAAGCTTTGGCTTGGATTGGGATGAAAACACCGCCAATGCCCTCACCAAGCTTGGCCTGCTTTTCCAACATCAGTTGGTCCATTATTGA
- a CDS encoding TonB-dependent receptor, with amino-acid sequence MKNQFTLKNHWVRGSLFLLAMASGTVASASSQPFIVNEDPWSISSQKLAKEVTGTVISSEDNQPLPGVSILLKGTGTGTVTDIDGQFTIEVPDEGAVLIFSSIGFEKQEIAVGNQSTLDVTMQVDMQQLGEVVVVGYGTQKKANITGAIAQIEPENLTERPIQRVDQALIGQMAGVRVKQTSGVPGRGFDIQVRGVGSITANNQPLYVIDGFPLESAGGNPMDNLSPNDIESIQVLKDASAAAIYGSRASNGVVIINTKSGKSGKAQISFNAYTGWNETVKKLDVLSPTEWIDRATEMINTQWENSGEGRSASQSLAEREAILGGFDRNYMYDERWMQEGYPGLMLVDWQDHLFRKGLVQNYQLNASGGNDFVKYFISGDYMDQEGIAIGVDYKRYSARANVEVQASDKLKFGMNLNPSYSSLDDPGVEGKDAITHVTVGMAPVVEADAGLNTGVGDIPLYTWASSRISPIAYANERLNQTTIFRNLSTIYGQYDFIEGLAFKTTVNVDNVDQQNKDYTPAPVTRNKQTTGGFDGYRKLTFVNENTLSFNRTFDEVHNVSAVAGMSYNFNKRNTYQMSGNFDVEGITTLNAAVINAGSTNTTETQSTLLSYFGRVQYDYNGKYLISASARRDGSSRFGQDTKWGFFPSVSVGWRLSDEEFMKGINTLSDLKLRGSWGLSGNNGIGDYSHIATLDFANYSYGGTLVNGLIPGNFPNPALGWEESEMINVGLDLGLLQNRIYASFDYYTKTNTNLLLNIPVPSATGFSSALTNIGEVLNKGWELELTTRNMTGQFTWSTNFNLSHNTNEVKQLGPENTPILGGSFDINHNITMVGEPMYSLYLVQNIGILTQEEIDNGAALYGNQAEGDPQYFDANGDGVIDPDDRILSGHPNPDYVWGITNNFSYKGFDLNILIQGQSGGLIYSTFGRAMDRPGMGYVENTLGRHRNRWRSPENPGDGETGKAVSSFGRIKNTDWLYSSDYWRIRNITLGYDLGRLINDGRFLSGARVYTTAENFFGGDKYTGGFNPEAVNNDGDDYGAFPLSRSIVFGVNLKF; translated from the coding sequence AAAATCAATTTACCCTCAAAAACCATTGGGTCAGGGGAAGCCTATTCCTTTTGGCCATGGCTAGTGGTACGGTGGCTAGTGCAAGTAGTCAACCGTTTATTGTCAATGAGGACCCTTGGTCCATTTCATCTCAGAAATTAGCAAAAGAAGTAACGGGAACTGTTATTTCGAGCGAAGACAATCAACCCCTCCCCGGGGTAAGTATCCTACTCAAAGGTACAGGCACTGGAACAGTAACCGATATTGATGGCCAGTTTACCATTGAGGTGCCCGATGAAGGAGCAGTGCTGATCTTCAGTTCCATAGGCTTTGAGAAGCAGGAAATAGCTGTGGGCAACCAAAGCACCCTTGATGTGACCATGCAGGTGGATATGCAGCAATTGGGCGAAGTGGTGGTTGTGGGTTATGGTACCCAAAAGAAAGCGAACATCACAGGTGCTATTGCGCAGATAGAGCCGGAAAACCTGACAGAGAGACCTATTCAGCGTGTCGACCAGGCCCTGATCGGACAGATGGCCGGTGTCCGCGTGAAGCAAACTTCTGGGGTACCGGGAAGAGGCTTTGATATTCAAGTTAGGGGTGTGGGCTCCATTACTGCCAATAACCAACCCTTGTACGTTATAGATGGATTTCCTTTGGAAAGTGCGGGGGGTAACCCCATGGACAATTTGAGTCCAAATGATATTGAGTCCATTCAAGTGCTGAAAGATGCATCGGCAGCAGCCATTTATGGTTCCCGGGCATCCAATGGTGTCGTGATCATCAATACCAAAAGCGGTAAATCCGGCAAAGCCCAAATTAGTTTCAATGCCTATACAGGGTGGAATGAAACGGTGAAGAAGTTGGATGTGCTTAGTCCAACTGAATGGATCGACCGTGCTACTGAAATGATCAATACACAATGGGAAAATTCCGGTGAAGGAAGATCTGCCAGCCAGTCTCTGGCCGAACGAGAAGCCATCTTGGGTGGATTTGACCGAAACTATATGTATGATGAGCGCTGGATGCAGGAAGGTTATCCAGGCTTGATGCTGGTGGATTGGCAAGACCACCTGTTCCGCAAAGGATTGGTGCAGAATTACCAATTGAATGCTTCCGGAGGAAATGATTTTGTGAAATATTTTATCTCTGGAGACTACATGGATCAGGAGGGTATTGCTATTGGCGTTGATTATAAGCGTTACTCTGCCCGCGCCAATGTAGAAGTGCAGGCCAGTGACAAGCTGAAATTTGGTATGAACCTGAACCCATCTTATTCATCATTGGATGACCCAGGGGTGGAAGGAAAAGATGCGATTACCCACGTGACGGTTGGTATGGCTCCCGTGGTGGAGGCAGATGCTGGGTTAAATACGGGTGTAGGTGATATTCCGCTCTACACTTGGGCAAGTTCTCGGATCAGCCCTATTGCTTACGCCAATGAAAGGTTGAACCAAACCACCATATTCAGGAATTTGTCCACCATTTATGGACAATATGACTTTATTGAAGGTTTGGCCTTTAAGACCACGGTGAATGTGGATAATGTGGATCAGCAGAATAAGGATTATACCCCTGCTCCTGTCACTAGAAATAAGCAAACTACTGGTGGCTTTGATGGTTACCGTAAGCTGACTTTTGTGAATGAAAACACTTTGTCTTTTAACAGAACCTTTGATGAGGTGCACAATGTGAGCGCAGTTGCAGGGATGTCCTATAACTTCAACAAGCGCAATACCTATCAGATGAGCGGTAACTTTGACGTGGAAGGCATCACCACCCTCAATGCCGCGGTGATCAATGCGGGGAGCACCAACACCACTGAGACTCAAAGTACCCTTTTGTCTTATTTTGGTCGGGTGCAGTATGATTATAACGGCAAGTACCTGATCTCTGCCTCTGCTCGTCGGGATGGATCTTCACGTTTTGGACAGGATACCAAGTGGGGTTTCTTCCCATCTGTTTCTGTTGGCTGGAGACTTTCAGACGAGGAATTTATGAAAGGCATCAATACATTGAGTGATTTGAAGCTGAGAGGTAGTTGGGGACTTTCCGGTAACAATGGCATTGGAGATTATTCCCATATTGCCACCTTGGATTTTGCGAATTATTCCTATGGTGGAACTTTAGTAAACGGGTTGATCCCAGGAAACTTCCCAAATCCGGCATTAGGCTGGGAAGAATCTGAGATGATCAATGTGGGTTTGGATTTAGGATTATTGCAAAACAGGATCTACGCTTCCTTTGATTATTATACCAAGACCAATACCAACCTGTTATTGAATATCCCTGTGCCTTCAGCCACGGGCTTTAGCTCTGCCTTGACCAATATTGGAGAGGTGTTGAACAAAGGATGGGAACTGGAGTTGACCACCCGCAATATGACGGGTCAGTTTACCTGGTCTACCAATTTCAATCTTAGCCATAACACCAATGAGGTGAAGCAATTGGGGCCTGAAAATACTCCGATTCTAGGAGGTAGTTTTGATATCAACCACAACATCACCATGGTCGGCGAACCTATGTACAGCTTGTACTTGGTGCAAAATATCGGTATCCTGACCCAAGAAGAGATCGATAATGGTGCGGCGCTTTATGGAAACCAAGCAGAAGGTGATCCCCAATATTTTGATGCCAATGGAGATGGCGTAATTGATCCTGATGATAGGATTCTTTCCGGACATCCCAACCCTGATTATGTGTGGGGGATTACCAATAACTTCTCCTATAAAGGTTTTGACTTGAATATCTTGATACAAGGCCAGTCGGGAGGTTTGATTTATTCCACCTTTGGTCGGGCCATGGACCGTCCAGGAATGGGATATGTGGAAAATACTTTGGGCAGACACCGTAACCGCTGGAGATCGCCAGAAAATCCCGGTGATGGAGAGACCGGTAAAGCTGTTTCGAGCTTTGGTAGAATTAAAAATACCGACTGGTTGTATTCATCTGACTACTGGAGAATCCGAAACATCACTTTAGGGTATGATTTGGGAAGGTTGATCAATGACGGAAGATTCCTTTCTGGTGCACGGGTCTATACGACTGCCGAGAATTTCTTTGGTGGTGACAAATACACCGGTGGGTTTAACCCAGAAGCCGTAAACAACGACGGAGATGACTATGGAGCCTTTCCATTATCGAGATCTATTGTATTTGGTGTAAACCTGAAGTTTTAA
- a CDS encoding branched-chain amino acid aminotransferase yields MEIKLQLKQNNTVDQFNFDQFQFGVEATDHMLVAKYKDGQWQSASIQPFESLQISPLAMCLHYGQTVFEGLKAYKQVNGDLSIFRLDRHHVRMNESLRRMAMPELPEALFCEGIKQLVGLEQEWISDREGYSLYIRPFVIATEERLGVSISKEYLFMVVCTPMAAYYSKPLKVKVERQYTRAAKGGVGAAKNGGNYGAAYYPANLAQQEGFDQVIWTDGRDHEYVEESGTMNLMFIIEGKLITPPVGETVLAGVTRDALLSIARDLAWKVEERPISLSEIKTAFELGKRVEAFGVGTAAVIAPFEQIHMDGVDYFPSVGEGAQMFQLKQQLTAIRSGEQADKFGWNTLLSAEVLG; encoded by the coding sequence ATGGAAATCAAATTGCAACTAAAACAGAATAATACGGTTGATCAATTCAATTTTGATCAATTTCAGTTTGGAGTGGAAGCCACCGATCACATGTTAGTGGCGAAGTACAAGGACGGACAATGGCAATCAGCCTCGATACAGCCATTTGAATCACTTCAGATTTCGCCATTGGCAATGTGCTTACATTATGGACAGACGGTGTTTGAAGGATTGAAGGCATATAAGCAGGTCAATGGAGATCTTAGCATTTTTCGCTTGGACCGACACCATGTGCGGATGAATGAGTCCTTGAGGCGGATGGCTATGCCAGAGCTTCCTGAAGCACTTTTTTGTGAAGGCATCAAACAATTGGTAGGCCTTGAGCAAGAATGGATCAGTGACCGTGAAGGTTATTCTTTATATATCCGACCCTTTGTGATTGCTACAGAAGAGCGCTTGGGAGTAAGTATTTCCAAGGAATACCTTTTTATGGTGGTTTGCACGCCCATGGCCGCCTATTATTCAAAGCCCTTGAAGGTAAAGGTGGAGCGTCAGTATACGCGTGCGGCCAAAGGTGGTGTGGGAGCTGCTAAAAATGGAGGGAATTATGGAGCTGCTTACTATCCTGCCAATTTGGCCCAACAAGAGGGCTTTGACCAAGTTATCTGGACTGATGGAAGAGATCATGAATATGTAGAGGAGTCAGGGACGATGAACTTGATGTTTATCATTGAAGGGAAGTTGATCACCCCACCAGTGGGAGAAACAGTGTTGGCGGGCGTGACAAGGGATGCACTTTTAAGTATAGCCAGAGATTTAGCCTGGAAGGTGGAAGAGAGGCCAATCAGTTTGAGTGAAATCAAAACGGCTTTTGAATTGGGCAAGCGAGTGGAGGCCTTTGGAGTGGGGACTGCAGCAGTTATAGCTCCCTTTGAGCAAATTCATATGGATGGTGTGGATTACTTTCCTAGCGTAGGGGAAGGTGCCCAAATGTTCCAATTAAAACAACAGCTGACAGCCATTCGCTCCGGAGAGCAGGCGGATAAATTTGGCTGGAACACCCTTTTAAGTGCAGAGGTATTGGGTTGA